A genomic window from Nerophis lumbriciformis linkage group LG30, RoL_Nlum_v2.1, whole genome shotgun sequence includes:
- the rnf7 gene encoding RING-box protein 2 has protein sequence MDDGDDLGIVLTHNTSSGSKSSGDKMFSLKKWNAVAMWSWDVECDTCAICRVQVMDACLRCQAENKQEDCVVVWGECNHSFHNCCMSLWVKQNNRCPLCQQDWVVQRIGK, from the exons ATGGACGACGGCGACGACCTGGGGATAGTTCTCACCCACAACACCTCCTCTGGCTCCAAGTCCAGTGGGGACAAGATGTTTTCACTTAAAAAGTGGAACGCCGTGGCTATGTGGAGCTGGGACGTGGAGTGTGACACTTGCGCCATTTGCCGGGTGCAAGTGATGG ACGCTTGTCTCCGGTGtcaggcagaaaacaaacaagagGACTGTGTTG TTGTGTGGGGAGAGTGTAACCATTCCTTCCATAACTGCTGCATGTCCCTTTGGGTCAAGCAGAACAATCGCTGTCCCCTCTGCCAGCAGGACTGGGTGGTTCAGAGAATCGGCAAATAA
- the grk7b gene encoding rhodopsin kinase grk7-b has translation MSELRVEDLVANTAYLRAQQIDPSALRKERLSLSLPQPKSRSALREAVGTRYDSLCEQQPIGRKLFRQFLLTSNPEYSAAFEFLEEMRGLSFAEDDVRATAVQNLLEQFRSFLPFLTGELAETCKCLPVKYLDEASVSKMKEATRDFLRGKPFCEYLRSPFFYRFLQWKEFERRKISDKDFYQFRTLGKGGFGEVCAVQVKISGQMYACKKLDKRCLKNKCGERLALLEKKILEKANSLFIVNLAYAYDNNTHLCLVMDLMNGGDLHFHIYKLGERGIRMDRVVYYAAQMTMGVLHLHAMDIVYRDLKPKNVLLDARGQCRLSDLGLAVEVPKGKTICQKAGTTGYMAPEILRQQCYSTSVDWWALGCCIYEMVAARLPFRDFREKVQESEVTRRTLEDECKFQHKGFERSTTDLIRGFLKKKVQYRLGCHGDDPREHAFFNSINFRRLEAGLLEPPWVPKSDVVYAEDRDDLQDASEAPDIELDAKDEKFYREFSTGAASLAWQKEMIDSGLFDQLNSPEVNGHMTAWNSKMCVIL, from the exons ATGAGTGAGCTGCGGGTGGAGGACTTGGTGGCCAACACGGCCTACCTGAGAGCTCAGCAGATTGACCCGAGCGCGTTGAGGAAGGAGAGACTCTCCCTGAGTCTTCCTCAGCCAAAGAGCCGCTCAGCTCTGCGTGAGGCCGTAGGGACGCGGTACGATTCGCTGTGCGAGCAGCAGCCCATCGGCAGGAAGTTGTTTCGGCAGTTTCTCCTCACCTCTAACCCCGAGTACTCCGCCGCCTTCGAGTTCCTGGAGGAGATGAGGGGTTTGAGCTTTGCTGAAGACGACGTGAGAGCAACAGCTGTGCAGAACCTCCTCGAGCAGTTCAGGAGTTTTCTCCCGTTCCTCACGGGAGAGCTCGCGGAAACCTGCAAGTGCTTACCGGTCAAGTACTTGGACGAAGCCTCGGTGAGCAAGATGAAAGAAGCCACCAGAGACTTCCTGAGGGGGAAACCTTTCTGTGAGTACCTGAGGAGTCCCTTCTTTTATAGGTTTCTGCAGTGGAAGGAATTTGAGAGACGGAAGATCAGCGACAAAGACTTCTATCAGTTTCGGACGTTAGGGAAAGGTGGTTTTGGTGAG GTGTGCGCCGTGCAGGTGAAAATATCCGGGCAGATGTACGCCTGCAAGAAGCTGGATAAACGATGTTTGAAGAACAAATGTGGCGAGAGGCTGGCCCTGTTGGAGAAGAAGATCCTGGAGAAGGCCAACAGTCTTTTCATCGTGAACTTGGCCTACGCCTACGACAACAACACCCACCTGTGCCTGGTCATGGACCTGATGAACGGAGGAGACCTCCACTTCCACATCTACAAGCTGGGAGAGCGAGGTATCCGTATGGACCGCGTGGTTTACTACGCTGCTCAGATGACCATGGGCGTCCTCCACCTGCACGCCATGGACATCGTGTATCGCGACTTGAAGCCAAAGAACGTGCTGCTGGACGCCCGCGGTCAGTGTCGACTGTCTGACCTCGGATTGGCTGTCGAGGTGCCAAAAGGGAAAACCATTTGCCAAAAG gcTGGGACAACTGGTTACATGGCTCCTGAGATTCTGAGGCAGCAGTGCTACAGCACGTCCGTGGACTGGTGGGCTCTGGGCTGCTGCATCTACGAGATGGTGGCTGCTCGCCTGCCTTTTCGAGACTTCCGTGAAAAGGTGCAGGAGAGCGAGGTGACTCGCCGCACGCTGGAAGATGAGTGCAAGTTTCAACACAAGGGATTCGAACGCTCAACCACTGACCTCATCCGGGGCTTCCTGAAGAAGAAGGTGCAATATCGCCTCGGGTGCCA CGGCGATGACCCCCGAGAGCACGCCTTTTTCAACAGCATCAACTTCCGGCGCCTGGAGGCAGGGCTGCTGGAGCCCCCCTGGGTGCCAAAGTCCGACGTGGTGTACGCCGAAGACCGCGACGACCTCCAGGACGCGTCGGAAGCCCCGGACATTGAACTCGACGCCAAGGACGAGAAATTCTACCGGGAGTTCAGCACAGGCGCGGCGTCCCTCGCGTGGCAGAAGGAGATGATTGACAGCGGCCTGTTCGACCAACTCAACAGTCCAGAGGTGAACGGTCACATGACGGCATGGAATTCTAAAATGTGCGTCATTTTGTAA